One window from the genome of Ciconia boyciana chromosome 8, ASM3463844v1, whole genome shotgun sequence encodes:
- the HAPLN3 gene encoding hyaluronan and proteoglycan link protein 3 has translation MLLLPLLLEATLLRLASGSHHPFYNGFYYNHIMNDKGNGQEKVVYFNGAKLVVETPKDPVYSSSGANVTLPCHYHYEPDLEAKRKIRIKWSKLRDDYTKEQDVLVAIGKTYVAFGDFRGRAHLHQAGRREASLVVSDVRLQDDGKYRCEVIDGLEDESNVVDLRLQGVVFPYQPAHGQYRLNFHEAKRACQEQGAVLATFNQLFQAWTEGLDWCNAGWLADGTVQYPIRLPRKPCGGLHLAPGIRSYGPRHWHLHRFDAFCFSSALRGEVFYLDRPARMTLEEAKQSCQDAGAEIASVGQLYSAWKFLGLDRCDAGWLADGSVRYPIAKPRANCGPLEPGVRSYGFPSKGRFGVFCYKER, from the exons atgctgctgctcccactgctcctggAGGCCACCCTGCTGCGGCTGGCCAGTGGCTCCCACCACCCCTTCTACAACGGCTTCTACTACAACCACATCATGAACGACAAGGGCAACGGGCAGGAGAAAG tggTTTACTTCAACGGGGCCAAGCTGGTGGTGGAGACCCCCAAAGACCCCGTCTACAGCTCCAGTGGCGCCAATgtcaccctgccctgccactACCATTACGAGCCCGACCTGGAGGCCAAGCGCAAGATCCGCATCAAGTGGTCGAAGCTGCGGGATGACTACACCAAGGAGCAGGACGTGCTGGTGGCCATCGGCAAGACCTACGTGGCCTTTGGGGACTTCCGGGGCCGTGCTCACCTCCACCAGGCTGGCCGGCGTGAGGCCTCGCTGGTTGTCAGTGATGTGCGCTTGCAGGATGATGGCAAATACCGCTGCGAGGTCATCGATGGGCTGGAGGACGAGAGCAATGTGGTGGACCTCCGGCTGCAAG GCGTCGTGTTCCCCTACCAGCCTGCCCACGGGCAGTACCGGCTCAACTTCCACGAAGCCAAGCGAGCGTGCCAGGAGCAGGGTGCCGTCCTCGCTACCTTCAACCAGCTCTTCCAGGCCTGGACCGAGGGGCTGGACTGGTGCAACGCGGGCTGGCTGGCCGATGGCACCGTGCAGTACCCCATCCGCCTGCCCCGCAAGCCCTGCGGTGGGCTGCACCTCGCCCCGGGCATCCGCAGCTACGGCCCCCGCCACTGGCACCTGCACCGCTTTGAtgccttctgcttctcctctgcGCTcagag GAGAGGTTTTCTACCTGGACCGCCCGGCCAGGATGACGCTGGAGGAGGCcaagcagagctgccaggaCGCGGGGGCTGAGATCGCCTCGGTGGGACAGCTCTACTCTGCCTGGAAGTTCCTGGGGCTGGACCGCTGCGATGCTGGCTGGCTGGCGGATGGCAGCGTCCGCTACCCCATCGCCAAGCCCCGGGCCAACTGTGGCCCTCTGGAGCCTGGTGTCCGCAGCTATGGCTTCCCCAGCAAGGGCAGGTTCGGGGTCTTCTGCTACAAGGAGAGATaa
- the MFGE8 gene encoding lactadherin isoform X1 has protein sequence MKAARLWRALLCLGLGLSLLLVVAGDFCDVNHCQNGGTCLTGINETPFFCICPEGYVGIDCNETEKGPCHPNPCHNNGKCQLVPNRGDVFTDYICKCPAGYDGVHCQNNKNECYSQPCKNGGTCLDLDGDYTCKCPSPFLGKTCHVRCAVLLGMEGGAISDAQLSASSVHYGFLGLQRWGPELARLNNHGIVNAWTSSNYDKNPWIQANLLRKMRLSGIITQGARRVGQPEYVRAYKVAYSLDGREFTFCKDEKQDTDKVFQGNMDYGTMQTNMFSPPITAQFIRIYPVMCRRACTLRFELIGCEMNVYFNTAGCSEPLGMKSRLISDQQITASSVFKTWGIDAFTWHPHYARLDKTGKTNAWTALHNGQSEWLQIDLRDQKKVTGIITQGARDFGHIQYVAAYKVAYSDNGTSWTLYRDGHTNSTKIFHGNSDNYSHKKNVFDVPFYARFVRILPVAWHNRITLRVELLGCDE, from the exons ATGAAGGCGGCGAGGCTGTGGCGGGcgctgctctgcctggggctggggctctcGCTGCTGCTGGTCGTGGCCG GTGACTTCTGCGACGTAAACCACTGTCAGAATGGGGGCACCTGCCTGACCGGCATTAATGAGACCCCCTTCTTCTGCATCTGCCCTGAGGGCTACGTTGGGATTGACTGCAATGAGACGGAGAAAG gcccCTGCCACCCCAATCCTTGCCACAACAACGGCAAGTGCCAGCTGGTCCCAAACCGGGGGGACGTCTTCACTGACTACATCTGCAAGTGCCCTGCAGGGTACGATGGGGTGCACTGCCAGAACA ACAAGAATGAATGCTACTCCCAGCCTTGCAAGAACGGAGGCACCTGCCTGGACCTGGACGGCGACTACACCTGCAAGTGTCCTTCTCCGTTCTTGGGGAAGACCTGCCACGTCC GCTGTGCTGTTCTCCTGGGCATGGAAGGAGGAGCCATCTCTGATGCCCAGCTCTCAGCATCCTCTGTCCACTACGGCTTCCTCGGCCTCCAGCGCTGGGGGCCAGAGCTTGCCCGCCTCAACAACCATGGCATCGTCAATGCCTGGACCTCCAGCAACTACGACAAGAACCCCTGGATCCAG gccaaCCTGCTGCGGAAGATGCGGCTGAGCGGGATCATCACGCAAGGCGCTCGCCGCGTGGGCCAGCCGGAGTATGTCCGCGCCTACAAAGTCGCCTACAGCCTGGACGGGCGGGAGTTCACCTTCTGCAAGGACGAGAAGCAGGACACAGACAAG GTTTTCCAGGGGAACATGGACTACGGCACCATGCAAACCAACATGTTCAGCCCTCCCATCACTGCCCAGTTCATCCGCATCTACCCCGTGATGTGCCGCCGTGCCTGCACGCTGCGCTTTGAACTCATTGGCTGCGAGATGAATG TGTATTTCAACACGGCAGGTTGCTCGGAGCCTCTGGGCATGAAATCTCGCCTCATCTCCGACCAGCAGATCACAGCCTCCAGTGTCTTCAAGACCTGGGGCATCGACGCCTTTACCTGGCACCCCCATTACGCTCGCCTGGACAAGACGGGCAAAACCAACGCCTGGACAGCACTCCACAACGGCCAGTCCGAGTGGCTGCAG ATCGACCTCCGGGACCAGAAGAAGGTGACGGGCATCATCACGCAAGGAGCCCGTGACTTCGGGCACATCCAATATGTGGCAGCCTACAAGGTGGCCTACAGTGACAACGGCACGTCCTGGACCCTCTACCGGGATGGCCACACAAACAGCACCAAG ATCTTCCATGGTAACAGCGACAACTACTCACACAAGAAGAACGTGTTCGACGTGCCCTTCTATGCCCGCTTCGTCCGCATCCTGCCCGTGGCCTGGCACAACCGCATCACCCTGCGCGTGGAGCTGCTGGGCTGCGATGAGTAG
- the MFGE8 gene encoding lactadherin isoform X2 — translation MKAARLWRALLCLGLGLSLLLVVAGDFCDVNHCQNGGTCLTGINETPFFCICPEGYVGIDCNETEKGPCHPNPCHNNGKCQLVPNRGDVFTDYICKCPAGYDGVHCQNNKNECYSQPCKNGGTCLDLDGDYTCKCPSPFLGKTCHVRCAVLLGMEGGAISDAQLSASSVHYGFLGLQRWGPELARLNNHGIVNAWTSSNYDKNPWIQANLLRKMRLSGIITQGARRVGQPEYVRAYKVAYSLDGREFTFCKDEKQDTDKVFQGNMDYGTMQTNMFSPPITAQFIRIYPVMCRRACTLRFELIGCEMNGCSEPLGMKSRLISDQQITASSVFKTWGIDAFTWHPHYARLDKTGKTNAWTALHNGQSEWLQIDLRDQKKVTGIITQGARDFGHIQYVAAYKVAYSDNGTSWTLYRDGHTNSTKIFHGNSDNYSHKKNVFDVPFYARFVRILPVAWHNRITLRVELLGCDE, via the exons ATGAAGGCGGCGAGGCTGTGGCGGGcgctgctctgcctggggctggggctctcGCTGCTGCTGGTCGTGGCCG GTGACTTCTGCGACGTAAACCACTGTCAGAATGGGGGCACCTGCCTGACCGGCATTAATGAGACCCCCTTCTTCTGCATCTGCCCTGAGGGCTACGTTGGGATTGACTGCAATGAGACGGAGAAAG gcccCTGCCACCCCAATCCTTGCCACAACAACGGCAAGTGCCAGCTGGTCCCAAACCGGGGGGACGTCTTCACTGACTACATCTGCAAGTGCCCTGCAGGGTACGATGGGGTGCACTGCCAGAACA ACAAGAATGAATGCTACTCCCAGCCTTGCAAGAACGGAGGCACCTGCCTGGACCTGGACGGCGACTACACCTGCAAGTGTCCTTCTCCGTTCTTGGGGAAGACCTGCCACGTCC GCTGTGCTGTTCTCCTGGGCATGGAAGGAGGAGCCATCTCTGATGCCCAGCTCTCAGCATCCTCTGTCCACTACGGCTTCCTCGGCCTCCAGCGCTGGGGGCCAGAGCTTGCCCGCCTCAACAACCATGGCATCGTCAATGCCTGGACCTCCAGCAACTACGACAAGAACCCCTGGATCCAG gccaaCCTGCTGCGGAAGATGCGGCTGAGCGGGATCATCACGCAAGGCGCTCGCCGCGTGGGCCAGCCGGAGTATGTCCGCGCCTACAAAGTCGCCTACAGCCTGGACGGGCGGGAGTTCACCTTCTGCAAGGACGAGAAGCAGGACACAGACAAG GTTTTCCAGGGGAACATGGACTACGGCACCATGCAAACCAACATGTTCAGCCCTCCCATCACTGCCCAGTTCATCCGCATCTACCCCGTGATGTGCCGCCGTGCCTGCACGCTGCGCTTTGAACTCATTGGCTGCGAGATGAATG GTTGCTCGGAGCCTCTGGGCATGAAATCTCGCCTCATCTCCGACCAGCAGATCACAGCCTCCAGTGTCTTCAAGACCTGGGGCATCGACGCCTTTACCTGGCACCCCCATTACGCTCGCCTGGACAAGACGGGCAAAACCAACGCCTGGACAGCACTCCACAACGGCCAGTCCGAGTGGCTGCAG ATCGACCTCCGGGACCAGAAGAAGGTGACGGGCATCATCACGCAAGGAGCCCGTGACTTCGGGCACATCCAATATGTGGCAGCCTACAAGGTGGCCTACAGTGACAACGGCACGTCCTGGACCCTCTACCGGGATGGCCACACAAACAGCACCAAG ATCTTCCATGGTAACAGCGACAACTACTCACACAAGAAGAACGTGTTCGACGTGCCCTTCTATGCCCGCTTCGTCCGCATCCTGCCCGTGGCCTGGCACAACCGCATCACCCTGCGCGTGGAGCTGCTGGGCTGCGATGAGTAG